A single genomic interval of Anopheles marshallii chromosome 2, idAnoMarsDA_429_01, whole genome shotgun sequence harbors:
- the LOC128708574 gene encoding zinc finger protein 37-like, translating into MANALRELSDICRFCLCQNERLLLPIAKTLDKLLTVEDIERFSGIQLATTSYAMCLECINKLKMSAEFRILCISNDSRFQMLRSMLVESVERTKNEAIECLDVSDDDIDMLKFECFEENDTEYSYDGSASTKTMNQENSYAEKHTARHKKSFNTAHNESTSTKDYSANYIEPGVALVSDEEDINPKDLIYTPLNPTYPQVNPLVRERGKRKLHLCNICGIFVKHIPKHIINHDDDIAEACPHCPVKMKQKANLVAHIRTVHLKTIGKTCEICGKGFVHHKTYRYHMISHQDEGEIFECKACSKTFSHSNALKDHFNRLHNIARKQK; encoded by the exons ATGGCTAACGCTTTGCGGGAATTATCGGATATTTGTAGATTTTGCCTGTGCCAAAACGAGAGATTGCTCCTACCGATTGCGAAAACACTAGATAAACTGTTAACAGTCGAAGATATTGAGCGGTTTTCAGGAATTCAG TTGGCCACCACTTCGTACGCAATGTGTCTTGAATGTATAAACAAGCTGAAAATGTCGGCCGAATTTCGAATCCTTTGTATAAGCAATGATTCCCGCTTTCAAATGTTACGCAGTATGCTGGTGGAAAGTGTTGAAAGAACAAAGAATGAAGCAATTGAATGTTTAGATGTATCAGATGATGATATAGATATGCTGAAATTCGAATGCTTCGAAGAAAATGACACGGAATACAGCTATGACGGGTCAGCTTCTACCAAAACCATGAACCAAGAAAACTCGTATGCAGAAAAGCATACTGCACGCcataaaaaaagcttcaacACAGCCCACAACGAAAGTACCTCAACGAAGGACTATTCCGCGAATTACATCGAACCTGGTGTAGCATTAGTCTCGGATGAAGAGGATATCAACCCAAAGGATTTGATATACACCCCGTTAAATCCAACTTATCCACAAGTGAATCCGCTTGTACGTGAGCGTGGAAAGCGGAAACTGCATCTGTGCAACATATGTGGTATTTTCGTCAAGCACATCCCGAAACACATTATcaatcatgatgatgatatcGCGGAAGCATGTCCTCATTGTCccgtgaaaatgaaacaaaaagctAACTTAGTGGCACACATCAGAACAGTACACCTAAAAACGATTGGAAAAACGTGTGAAATATGCGGCAAAGGCTTTGTGCATCACAAAACTTACCGCTATCATATG ATATCTCACCAGGACGAAGGAGAAATATTCGAATGCAAGGCATGTTCAAAAACATTCAGTCATTCGAATGCCTTAAAGGATCACTTTAACAGGCTTCATAATATtgcgagaaaacaaaaatga